A region of the Ignavibacteriota bacterium genome:
ACGTTTCATTACGGTCAATCTTGGGAGGCAGATTAATGTACGCGCGTGCCTGTTTCCTTCCTTGTACCTGAGCATTAGTCGGCGCCTTCCAAACTTCAATTTCACTGATTTCCAACTGCTGCATCTCGCTTGTAATTTGCGGAGGATAGACCCGATGAAACTCTTCAAAAATTTTCCGATACACAGTATCAACAAAGAAGTGAGACAGTGAGTAACGCAACGGAGAAATATCTTTCCCAACCGCTTTTGAACCACCCGACACCGAAACCTCTTTCGCCGAACCCTTCTTCTGAGAAACTAACGCAGTCAACTTGAGCGGACCGAATTGCATTTCTGATTTAATTCCGAACAATGCCTGACTGCTTCCAACAAACGACGGAACAGAAAGGGAAACGTTTCCCGCCTCAATTGTTTTGATAATGTCATCGTCGTATCCCTGATACCGAATTTTCAAGGAGTTTTCAAATTCAAACGTTCGTTGCGTGTTCCAATCGGCATTGATTTTCAACTTGTCTCCGACCGAACCATCGACGTTAATAGAAACATCCTGTTTGAAATCGGGCTCGTTGCGCGATTGGTCTGTTGATGCCAATGTTTGCAGGTCGGAAGTAACATTCCGGAAGCCGGCGCGGATATCAATCGCCCCCGTAATGCGCAAACTGATTTTATTTTTTCCGAAAATGCTGAAAATCGGGTTTTGCGGAACGGGAATTTCAATATTTGTGAACGAACTGAATAAGCCGCCAAGCCCATCGTCTCCCTTGTTAAGGTTGTACTCGTACGTCATCGTGCGCCAGTTATTCAGTTTCTCGAATTCAAGCCGTTGCCTGATGTATTCTTCCGTTGTCAGCGTGATAGGTACTTTCACATCCACGCCGTTCACCTGCTCGCGTATCGTGACAAATCTGCCAAGCGTATCCATCGAAATCTCGCGCACGTATGCAGGAGAAACAACATCTAAGTACAACGAAGAATTATATCGCGCAAACAGATTGACCGCAACATCATCGCGGCGATGATGCGTGTGTTGTTGCATCCTCCACGTCGAATCTAAAAAGACAACATACGTTGAATCATTCTTCGTGGAATCGGAACTTGTTGAATCGCTGGCAACACGCAGTGAATCATGAAGAAGACTTTTGGGGATTTTTAAACTATCTTCTTGTACAAGTGAATCGGGTTCTCCCGCTTCAGTTTCCGGTTCAACCTCCGGTTCTTCTTCAACAGAATCTTCCGGTGCAACAGACTCATCTTCTGTTGTATCAGGAATTTCAAGAGGAAGCGCTTCGACCGGCGTATCTTTTTTCAGACTGTCGGTTTTCACCGTATCCGCACCAACAAGGTCGGTATCTGCTAAAGCAGTAAATGTATTGGAGGACTGAAAAAGAAAATTACCTTGTGAGGGAGCGTGTTGATGTAACATTCCCGTTGAAAAGGAAATAACTCCCGTCTGCTGTGTGAGCAAAAGAAGACACACCACACCTATCGCGTAAAAATAACGCGTACGCGTGAAATCCTTTACTAACGGAACTAATGCGCGCGCCGGTAGATGTATAGTCATATCGCCGGACGCGTTGGAACCCCTAGGCACGTTGAAACTTCGATCCTGTTATTTATAAAAAGTACAGCGTAAGCAAGTCTTTCCTGCTCACTAAAATAAAACTGTTACCAAGAACCGATACAACGTTCCTTTCTGAGGCTTGTTGAGGTGGATAATGTTGAATTTATTATGAGAGACTTCTGCTCTCAACGATTACACGGAAAAAATAGGAAAAAGGTCTGTCAATAGCAAGAAAACAGTTTGCCAAAGCCCTTTCTGCTTTGAATATATTTTGTTGAACAGTATTATTCCCGTGAATATCGTTTTTCATGCCGAGACTAAACAGTCTCCCTATGATAAAAGTTGCCGGGGATGTTCAGATTCAATAGATTTTCAAAAATGCAGAATCCGAATCTTCCTCGAACAAAATGTCCGTCCCATAATGAGCTTGTTGCCAGATGGTCATCGCGAGCGAAGCGACGAAGTCCCAACGGGATGGCGCAAGGCGCTCACAATCTCGCTATCGAAAGTAAAACGGAATGCGGGATTGTTCGCTCTATTAATAAAGCATTTGCCGGGTTTTGAAACTTCAATACCCCGAAACCGTACCATGAAAAGGGAATTTTCTATAAAAACTATGAAACAAAACCATAAACATCATCCGGGAATTGCACGCGTAACCGTTACGTTGCTCTCGTTGCTCATTTCACTCCAGGCATTCGCCGGCGAGCGGCTGTTAATTCAGCTTAGAGATTTTTCACAGGTCGAAGTGAAAGCCGCTGGATTCACCCTCCCCCATCCTGCAACCATTCATATTGATGCCTTGGGTGGTGGAAAAAAAAGCGGAGACTTTTTTGACCGCGTCAATTTGTTCGCGTATGGTTGGATACTCAACTCGGAAACCCGTGAACGTGTCTGGGTAATGAATTATGAGAATACTGAAAATCAAAACAAAGACCGTCTGTTTGATGGCAGCGTTCAATTACCCGCCGGAAGTTATGAGGTTTATTTTGCCGCGTATGGTTTTCAGGAAAAATCCGGATTGGGAAACATCGAGTTAAATATTGACCGTCGGGAAAAAATGGATTCCAAAGAGATGAAAAAAGAATGGGGGCCGTTCTCGTGGTTTTACAATTTTTTCACTGACGATTTTTACAAAGATTGGGAGAAGCGCGTGAAGAATTGGGGTATTGATATTTATCTTTCCGACCCGACCATTGATGAAACGACGTTCAACGCGCCAAAAGAATTTTCCAACATTCTGTATAAATCTCATAAAGTCGGAGAGAATGATTATGTGAAACAGGGATTTTCTCTGGGCAAGCCGACGACGATTCGCGTGTACGCGCTCGGCGAAGGAGTGAACGACGATGAGTTGGTTGATTACGGATGGATTGTCAGCACGAAGACTCACAAGCGCGTCTGGGAAATGAGCGAAGAGAACGTCACACATGCAGGCGGCGCAAAGAAAAATAAGAAGTGCGACGAAACAATTTCTCTCGATGCCGGGGACTATGTTTTGATGTACGTTACCGATGGCTCACATTCGTATCTCGACTGGAACTCTGCGCCACCGAACGACCCGTTCCATTACGGAGTCACCCTGATGGCAACCAATGCAACAGATAAATCAAACTTCAAGTTGAGTGAGGCGGCTGATTTCAAAAATATTATCGTTGAGTTATCGCGCATCGGAAATGATGAAACACGTAACTCATCGTTCAATCTCAAAGAAGAAACCTCAATACGTATTTATGCACTCGGCGAACGCTCGCTCTCCGATCGTTCCATGGCTGATTATGCCTGGATTATCAACGCGAAAACCCGCGAGAAAGTCTGGGTAATGGAAGCCGACCGAACCGAACACGCTGGCGGCAGTTCAAAGAACAGAATGATTGATGAAACGATTTCGTTGCCCAATGGAACTTACACTGTCTATTACAAAACCGATGACTCGCATGCATACAATGAGTGGAATGCTTCGGCGCCGGTTGACCAAAAACATTGGGGAATCACAATCATGGGAGAAGGAGAAAAATTTAATCCCGCGTCTGTGGAAAAAGATGTTTCCCCAAAACGAAACAGTGCGCTTGCACAAATCATTCAGGTACGGGACGGCGAAGATAATAGTGAGCGCTTCAAACTTGAACAGGAGACACGCGTTCGTGTCTACGCACTCGGCGAAGGACAAAACCGCGAGATGTTTGATTATGGTTGGATTGAAAACGCGCACACGGGCGAAGTTGTTTGGGAAATGACGTACTCGATGACGTTTCATGCCGGCGGAGCGCGCAAAAACAGAATGGTGAACACAACCATTATTCTCAGAAAGGGCGAATACCTCCTTCGCTATGTTTCAGACGATTCACATTCTTACAACGACTGGAACATGGATGCGCCGGACGACCCGACAATGTGGGGAATAACTTTATATAGAGAGAATGAACAATAAGGATGAAATAAATGAAAACATGGTTTACACTTTTAGGAATTATCATCTGCACACTCGTTCTTGTAGGAATTTCTGTTGGTCAGGAAAACGATCGGTCTGACTCGTTTGATTCAATGATTGATTCGGTTGTGCAAGATGCGTTCACACGATTCGATGAAAAATATGATACGTACATCTTCAGTGATGAACCTCGCGAATACAGAGACGAAGATGACGACCTCGAAGATTGGTCGAACGACGAACGGTTCTTGAGAAGGAAACGAATTGCCGAAAGCAGGCTCTACGCCGGGGCGAACGACTCTCGCCTGAATCAGGCGGCGTTTGTTTCATATCCATGGGAACTCAATAATGAAAACTTTTTTGTCAGGTATAACCGCGTTGAAGCCCTGTTCCTTGGAATGAATTTCCCGAATCGTTATTCGTGGGACGAGCGTTCCATATCATTATTTGGTTCTGTCGGCTACGGATTTGCCTCACATCGCTGGCGTTACAACGGAGGAATTTCTCAACAATTCGGCATGGGACGCACGCTGATTGAAGTCGGAGCCGAAGGACACAGTCTCACCGATTCGAAAGACCAATGGATTATTGACGAAGGGGAAAACTCATTAACTTCATTTTTTATGAGAGATGATTACCGGGATTACTACGGGCGGGAAGGCGCTTCTGCATGGTTCGGTCTGTTCGGCAAATGGAAAAGTTCCGACATGCAATTCCGCGTTGCGTACCTAAGCGACCAATATCAATCTCTCGACTGGAACACGAACTGGTCACTCTTTGGCGGAGATAAATCATTCAGAGATAATCCTCAAGTACTTGAAGGAAGAATGAAAAGCGCGCTTGCTTCGTTCGAGATGCATCGGGAACAACAACGCACATATTTTACTTCCGGATGGAAAGTCGCGATGAGCGCGGAAGTCGCAGGCAAATCATTCGGCGGCGATTTTGAATTCAACCGTTACGTGTTTGATTTTATTCGCTACCAGCCATTGAGCAAATACGAAAATCTCAACTTCCGATTGCGTGCCGCTTCTGCGACTGGCAATGTTCCTCCGCAAAAATGGTTCGAACTCGGCGGCATCAGCACATTGCCCGCGTACGGTTACAAAGAGTTTCAAGGAAACCGCATCGCACTGTTCAATGCCGAGTATATGTTGAACGGAAAAATATTTGATGCGGTGGACGTGTTCCCGTCGTGGCTATTACGCAACTGTAATTTGATTTTATTTTATGATGCGGGCTATGCG
Encoded here:
- a CDS encoding BamA/TamA family outer membrane protein, with the translated sequence MKTWFTLLGIIICTLVLVGISVGQENDRSDSFDSMIDSVVQDAFTRFDEKYDTYIFSDEPREYRDEDDDLEDWSNDERFLRRKRIAESRLYAGANDSRLNQAAFVSYPWELNNENFFVRYNRVEALFLGMNFPNRYSWDERSISLFGSVGYGFASHRWRYNGGISQQFGMGRTLIEVGAEGHSLTDSKDQWIIDEGENSLTSFFMRDDYRDYYGREGASAWFGLFGKWKSSDMQFRVAYLSDQYQSLDWNTNWSLFGGDKSFRDNPQVLEGRMKSALASFEMHREQQRTYFTSGWKVAMSAEVAGKSFGGDFEFNRYVFDFIRYQPLSKYENLNFRLRAASATGNVPPQKWFELGGISTLPAYGYKEFQGNRIALFNAEYMLNGKIFDAVDVFPSWLLRNCNLILFYDAGYANTVASDEKSDKGFETLRFDNLKSDWGFGVGSRDAKIRLGFAWRTDIAEPVHVFLRLNRPF